One stretch of Pirellulales bacterium DNA includes these proteins:
- a CDS encoding cobalamin-binding protein, with protein MTRAPAQRIASLLASGTEIVALLGLAERLVGISHECDFPPQVLDRPRLTSTAVEVEATSAEIDRQVQAHVADNRALYQIDVERLAQLTPDLIVTQAQCDVCAVRYADVLDAVASRAELQPAHVVALNPMTLDAILTDIVTVGAAAGVPDRAAAAVAQLCARREAIAAQTSALRREDRPRVVCLEWIDPPMVAANWMPELLELAGAAPGLTQAGRHSTYTPWEEIVRYDPEVLIVMPCGFSLERTLAELPRLESMPGWKQLAAVQRGRLYAVDGNAYFNRSGPRMLDSLEILAHLVHPERVAAPACVLWPQTVWQRIEPQA; from the coding sequence ATGACGCGTGCCCCCGCACAGCGCATCGCTTCGCTGTTGGCCAGCGGAACCGAGATCGTGGCCCTTCTGGGTCTGGCGGAACGGCTTGTCGGCATCAGCCACGAGTGCGATTTTCCCCCGCAGGTTCTCGACCGGCCGCGACTGACCTCGACCGCCGTCGAAGTCGAGGCCACGAGCGCCGAAATCGATCGCCAGGTGCAGGCCCACGTGGCCGACAACCGTGCGCTGTACCAGATCGACGTCGAGCGCCTGGCGCAACTGACCCCCGACCTGATCGTCACGCAGGCCCAATGCGACGTCTGCGCTGTGCGCTACGCCGACGTGCTCGATGCCGTGGCGAGCCGCGCGGAGCTGCAACCGGCGCACGTCGTCGCGCTCAACCCGATGACGCTCGATGCGATTCTGACCGATATCGTCACCGTGGGTGCCGCGGCGGGCGTGCCCGATCGGGCCGCGGCGGCGGTGGCGCAACTGTGCGCGCGGCGCGAGGCGATCGCCGCCCAGACCAGCGCTCTGCGCCGCGAGGATCGTCCACGCGTGGTGTGTCTCGAATGGATCGACCCGCCGATGGTGGCGGCCAACTGGATGCCCGAGCTGCTGGAGCTGGCCGGTGCCGCACCGGGGCTAACCCAAGCCGGGCGGCACAGCACCTACACGCCCTGGGAGGAGATCGTTCGATACGACCCCGAGGTGTTGATCGTAATGCCGTGTGGCTTCTCACTCGAACGCACGTTGGCCGAGTTGCCGCGTCTGGAATCCATGCCGGGCTGGAAGCAACTCGCGGCAGTGCAGCGCGGCCGGCTGTACGCCGTCGATGGGAATGCATATTTCAATCGTTCAGGCCCGCGGATGCTCGATAGCCTGGAAATCCTCGCGCACCTGGTGCACCCGGAACGCGTGGCGGCGCCCGCTTGCGTCTTATGGCCGCAAACCGTCTGGCAGCGCATCGAGCCGCAGGCATGA
- a CDS encoding sugar phosphate isomerase/epimerase, giving the protein MGHHQTAQHRSGKHSHHQIGLVRGQFGNVPEDQWLDWIARTGFDGWEEASWELDLARCGDDAGAESYARERVAKAQSRGLEIFSLAAHLQGQALGDEPSAKTLQFLGGESVEAYAAWRAKGHAPPRTNPYFVPDHVAEIAQRQAATALVNTVRLAHFIGKLENRVVPVSGFVGSPAHCWSHWFLFPPLPSSLGGHPIPNVFEVSLELLVERFGPVFQACLKYGTTYDLECHPSERAMGDLASAGDYLAAVDRAGFAQAAGFNFDCSHMEWQGVSGVDFIRAYGDRIHCAHIKGVQVASGYTRNGRLGGHKPMGDKHNGWNFVTAGTARDATSTEMLMVELNRAGYSGAVSIEWEDNDVEQHAGAKAALANVHRADQPPSLMRHDEQLKA; this is encoded by the coding sequence GTGGGTCATCATCAAACTGCCCAGCATCGCTCCGGCAAGCATTCTCATCATCAGATCGGACTGGTCCGCGGCCAATTCGGCAATGTGCCCGAAGACCAATGGCTCGACTGGATTGCCCGGACCGGGTTCGACGGCTGGGAAGAGGCCTCCTGGGAGCTCGACCTGGCCCGGTGCGGCGACGATGCGGGCGCAGAGAGCTATGCTCGCGAGCGCGTGGCCAAGGCCCAATCACGGGGTCTGGAAATCTTTTCGCTCGCGGCGCACCTGCAAGGCCAGGCCCTGGGCGACGAACCCAGCGCCAAGACGTTGCAGTTCCTCGGCGGCGAATCGGTCGAGGCCTATGCCGCGTGGCGGGCCAAGGGCCACGCCCCGCCGCGCACCAATCCGTATTTCGTGCCCGATCACGTCGCCGAGATTGCCCAGCGCCAGGCGGCCACGGCGCTGGTGAATACCGTGCGTCTGGCACACTTCATCGGCAAGCTGGAAAACCGCGTCGTACCGGTGTCGGGCTTTGTCGGCTCGCCGGCCCACTGCTGGAGCCATTGGTTCTTGTTCCCGCCGTTGCCCTCGTCGCTGGGCGGTCATCCGATTCCGAACGTGTTCGAAGTGAGCCTGGAGCTGCTCGTCGAACGCTTCGGCCCGGTGTTTCAGGCCTGCCTGAAATACGGCACGACGTACGACCTCGAGTGTCACCCCAGCGAACGCGCGATGGGCGATCTGGCCAGCGCGGGCGATTACCTGGCTGCGGTCGATCGCGCCGGGTTCGCGCAGGCGGCCGGTTTCAACTTCGATTGCTCGCACATGGAATGGCAAGGCGTCTCGGGCGTCGACTTCATCCGCGCTTACGGCGACCGGATTCACTGTGCGCACATCAAGGGCGTGCAGGTCGCCTCTGGATACACGCGCAACGGCCGGCTTGGCGGTCACAAACCGATGGGCGACAAGCACAACGGCTGGAACTTCGTTACGGCCGGCACGGCCCGCGATGCGACGTCGACCGAGATGCTCATGGTCGAGCTGAATCGGGCCGGCTATAGCGGCGCCGTGTCGATCGAATGGGAAGACAACGACGTCGAGCAGCACGCCGGTGCCAAGGCGGCCTTGGCCAACGTGCACCGCGCCGATCAGCCGCCGAGCTTGATGCGGCATGACGAGCAGTTGAAGGCCTGA
- a CDS encoding glycosyltransferase: MARYMVSAEPRLSILIPVLGDFAAMEQGLVSVLENRPDRCEIVLAFNRPYADPYDLQDEAVFVQAARGAGLVECLNVGLRHCRAAIVHVLACGAEATPEWTDAALAHFDNPRVGAVAPVVIDAADRQTVVSAGLTYRAGGRRLERGAGTDLLDAAELAGNVVGPVLAAAFYRRELLVPDEDDAFEIGVGDALADVDVAMQLRGAGFTSVCEPRSRVYLPGATPSRTLAFAAGRQAERLFLRSAPVVGWTRALLAHATCIASADGWLSGRLLRATAALAGRAAAWTEWPQMRRHHARLLVRRQLQAQGPAPLANRPHLRLDAAHGAAPAGTHTANVPAARRVRP, from the coding sequence ATGGCACGCTACATGGTTTCTGCCGAGCCGCGGCTGTCGATTCTGATTCCCGTGCTAGGCGACTTTGCCGCGATGGAGCAAGGGTTGGTGTCGGTGTTGGAAAACCGGCCCGACCGCTGCGAGATCGTGCTCGCCTTCAACCGGCCTTACGCCGACCCGTACGACCTGCAGGACGAGGCCGTCTTTGTGCAGGCCGCACGTGGGGCGGGGCTCGTCGAGTGTCTCAACGTCGGTCTGCGGCACTGCCGCGCGGCGATCGTGCACGTGCTGGCGTGCGGCGCCGAGGCGACGCCCGAATGGACCGACGCGGCGCTGGCCCATTTCGACAATCCGCGCGTGGGGGCGGTGGCGCCGGTGGTGATCGATGCCGCCGACCGGCAAACGGTCGTGTCGGCAGGGCTGACCTATCGCGCCGGCGGGCGCAGGCTGGAGCGCGGCGCCGGCACCGACCTGCTCGATGCCGCCGAGCTGGCCGGCAACGTCGTCGGTCCAGTGCTGGCGGCGGCTTTCTATCGCCGCGAATTGCTGGTGCCCGACGAGGACGATGCCTTCGAAATCGGCGTGGGTGACGCGCTGGCCGACGTGGACGTCGCGATGCAACTGCGCGGCGCCGGGTTCACGAGCGTCTGCGAACCGCGCTCCCGCGTGTATCTGCCCGGCGCGACGCCGAGCCGGACGCTCGCGTTTGCTGCCGGGCGCCAGGCCGAGCGATTGTTCCTGCGATCCGCGCCCGTGGTGGGCTGGACGCGGGCCCTGCTCGCACATGCGACATGCATCGCGTCCGCCGACGGTTGGTTGAGCGGCCGCCTTTTGCGGGCCACGGCCGCGCTGGCCGGGCGCGCAGCGGCCTGGACCGAGTGGCCGCAAATGCGCCGGCATCACGCCCGACTGCTCGTACGTCGGCAACTGCAGGCCCAGGGCCCTGCGCCGCTGGCAAACCGGCCGCATCTGCGCCTGGATGCTGCACATGGCGCGGCGCCGGCCGGTACGCACACGGCAAATGTCCCGGCCGCGCGGCGCGTTCGTCCGTAG
- a CDS encoding 3'-5' exonuclease — MPPVVRFLVFDCESVTDGELVNRIRYGGEERTAQAATRRYRDELLAKYDSDFVPYTFQVPTAVAVAKIATDYTLFDLVALDEPEFRPHVITEHFWRGWEKYKQPTLVSFNGRGFDLPLLELAAFRYGIALPGWFTTAVPNYKQPRYRYNVDAHIDLQELLTNSGSTRFTGGLNLAANLLGKPGKMDVQGHMVQDLYDAGRLREINEYCRCDVLDTYFVFLRSRVLVGALTLEEEHRLIAGTKQWLEVRAAEVPAYRDYLAKWGDWTNPWSAATAAKPKPKPA, encoded by the coding sequence ATGCCACCGGTGGTTCGCTTCCTGGTGTTCGATTGCGAAAGCGTGACCGACGGTGAGTTGGTCAACCGGATTCGCTACGGCGGTGAGGAACGCACCGCCCAGGCGGCAACGCGCCGCTATCGCGACGAGTTGCTGGCCAAGTACGACAGCGACTTCGTGCCATACACCTTCCAGGTGCCCACGGCCGTGGCCGTGGCCAAGATCGCCACCGACTACACGCTGTTCGATCTCGTCGCGCTCGACGAACCCGAGTTCCGTCCGCACGTCATCACGGAGCATTTCTGGCGCGGCTGGGAAAAATACAAACAACCCACGCTGGTCAGCTTCAACGGTCGTGGATTCGACCTGCCGCTGTTGGAATTGGCGGCGTTTCGCTACGGCATCGCGCTGCCGGGCTGGTTCACCACCGCGGTGCCCAACTACAAGCAGCCGCGCTATCGCTACAACGTCGACGCACACATCGACCTGCAAGAATTGCTGACCAACTCCGGCTCGACGCGCTTCACCGGCGGACTGAACCTCGCGGCCAACTTGTTGGGCAAGCCCGGCAAGATGGACGTCCAGGGACACATGGTCCAAGACCTCTACGACGCCGGTCGGCTGCGCGAAATCAACGAGTACTGCCGCTGCGACGTGCTCGACACATACTTCGTCTTTTTGCGCAGCCGGGTGTTGGTCGGCGCACTGACGCTCGAAGAAGAGCACCGCTTGATCGCCGGTACCAAGCAATGGCTCGAAGTCCGCGCCGCCGAGGTGCCCGCCTACCGCGACTATCTGGCCAAGTGGGGCGACTGGACGAACCCCTGGAGCGCGGCGACGGCGGCCAAACCCAAGCCCAAGCCGGCCTGA
- a CDS encoding helix-turn-helix domain-containing protein codes for MLMFAGEHRPNVAANLRRLMARLNLTNLDVAQRCGLDLRTVKSILAGRRQPHPRTLHRLATGLEVDADELFQTPALLARRYFDRWTNQAVDDVIAAEPQLVVGWTPADFEELYSRFGTGGPLTRDGARQAIQLANQKRKLREKIDLVLETDQADVLCALVETLYNKVLLSPAGEFDAGEPPPGEDGAE; via the coding sequence ATGCTCATGTTTGCCGGCGAGCATCGACCGAACGTCGCGGCCAATCTCCGCCGGCTGATGGCGCGCCTCAACCTCACGAATCTCGACGTGGCCCAGCGCTGCGGGCTCGATTTGCGTACGGTCAAATCGATCCTGGCCGGGCGCCGCCAACCGCATCCCCGCACATTGCATCGACTTGCGACGGGGCTCGAAGTCGACGCCGACGAGCTGTTTCAGACGCCGGCGCTGTTGGCCCGGCGCTACTTCGACCGCTGGACCAACCAGGCGGTCGACGACGTGATCGCGGCCGAACCGCAGTTGGTCGTGGGCTGGACGCCGGCCGACTTCGAAGAGCTCTATAGCCGATTTGGCACCGGGGGACCGCTGACACGCGACGGGGCGCGTCAGGCCATTCAACTGGCCAACCAGAAGCGCAAGCTCCGCGAGAAGATCGACCTCGTGCTCGAAACCGACCAGGCCGACGTCCTCTGCGCCTTGGTCGAAACGCTCTACAACAAGGTGCTGCTCTCGCCGGCTGGCGAGTTCGACGCTGGTGAGCCGCCTCCCGGCGAGGACGGCGCCGAATAG
- a CDS encoding FkbM family methyltransferase has translation MDVCRIELVERLPDGRNRWRCPDCGHGGVTPHPVGRIHPGPCPAKLRLALPANCAPCAARRQWLNRLLPGTGDAVARLAQPVARWLGWQRRPRLLLRFAHGFGDAVQLTVVLRHLRLLQPDWDVDVLVKPGWASLYRGLVRHAFEGELPHVHADSHAELAGRGLALDYDLDVWLPFLEPDRCYADAPSTKAERCLRETFGIVPRLEQCGYWTPFGRAELARVDAYYRALPAHAGVVLIHYQGRTVQQAKNLDERIVAEVCRRARAAGCMPVVLDFESPQRSRLIDGREVFGPGLGHPLWPSATHGDAATIAALAHRARLCVGIDSGPGHVMAGEQVGTPTLIAWRAGPLHPLHYFPPAEHVIHVVPRTHASALRAAADAGREFFRRHYRYVVAERHLRVALPELVGELLARGSIVERLAPPTLEYEAGHWIRPDARDDDLANVAEIWRDDVYRLDELRGPIRRVLDVGAHIGSFTTRLLERFPDAEVVCIEPHPEAQAALARNLGGRAQVLEAAVACGGGPWRLVEPDERRAPSNARLTNGTGPGHPVRQVWSLDALLDWLGWSEVDLVKLDCEGSEADVLSSLGDGGRVGTMVGEYHGGRSRLAELVARRFPAAQLTWLTDKRPAHDDGTFRLEWRGGGA, from the coding sequence ATGGATGTCTGCCGTATCGAACTTGTCGAGCGGTTGCCCGATGGACGAAACCGCTGGCGCTGTCCCGACTGCGGTCACGGCGGCGTGACGCCGCATCCGGTCGGGCGAATTCATCCGGGCCCTTGCCCGGCAAAGCTCCGGCTCGCCCTGCCGGCGAACTGTGCGCCCTGCGCAGCGCGACGGCAATGGTTGAATCGCCTGCTGCCAGGTACGGGCGACGCGGTGGCGCGCCTGGCGCAGCCGGTCGCGCGGTGGCTCGGTTGGCAGCGCCGTCCGCGGCTGTTGCTGCGCTTTGCGCACGGCTTCGGTGACGCCGTGCAATTGACCGTCGTCTTACGGCACTTGCGCCTGTTGCAGCCCGATTGGGACGTCGACGTGCTGGTCAAGCCGGGTTGGGCGTCGCTCTATCGCGGGCTGGTGCGCCACGCGTTCGAAGGAGAGTTGCCGCATGTGCATGCCGACAGCCACGCGGAATTGGCCGGCCGTGGCCTGGCGCTCGACTACGATCTCGACGTGTGGCTGCCGTTTCTCGAGCCCGATCGGTGTTATGCCGATGCTCCCAGCACGAAGGCCGAGCGCTGCCTGCGCGAGACGTTCGGAATTGTGCCGCGATTGGAGCAATGCGGCTATTGGACGCCGTTTGGCCGCGCCGAGCTGGCCCGGGTCGATGCCTACTATCGCGCGCTGCCGGCGCATGCGGGCGTGGTGCTGATCCATTACCAAGGGCGCACCGTGCAACAGGCCAAGAACCTCGACGAGCGGATCGTGGCCGAGGTGTGCCGTCGAGCGCGGGCAGCGGGTTGCATGCCGGTGGTATTGGATTTTGAATCGCCGCAGCGCAGCCGCTTGATCGACGGGCGCGAAGTGTTCGGTCCCGGCTTGGGGCATCCGCTGTGGCCGTCTGCAACCCACGGCGACGCGGCGACCATCGCCGCGCTGGCCCATCGCGCGCGGCTGTGCGTGGGCATCGACAGCGGTCCGGGACACGTGATGGCCGGCGAACAAGTGGGCACTCCGACGTTGATCGCCTGGCGCGCCGGACCGCTGCATCCGCTGCACTATTTTCCACCGGCCGAGCACGTGATTCACGTCGTGCCACGGACGCATGCCAGCGCCTTGCGCGCCGCTGCCGACGCGGGGCGCGAGTTCTTTCGGCGACATTATCGCTACGTCGTGGCCGAACGGCATCTGCGGGTCGCGCTGCCGGAACTGGTCGGCGAGCTGCTCGCGCGCGGTTCGATCGTCGAGCGGCTGGCGCCGCCGACGCTCGAGTACGAGGCCGGTCATTGGATTCGCCCCGACGCGCGGGACGACGACCTGGCGAACGTGGCCGAGATCTGGCGCGACGACGTGTATCGGCTCGACGAGCTGCGCGGACCGATCCGGCGGGTGCTCGACGTCGGCGCGCACATCGGGAGCTTCACGACCCGGCTGCTGGAGCGTTTTCCTGACGCGGAAGTCGTTTGTATCGAACCGCATCCCGAGGCGCAAGCGGCGCTGGCGCGCAACCTCGGCGGGCGCGCCCAGGTGCTCGAGGCCGCCGTGGCGTGCGGGGGCGGTCCGTGGCGGCTGGTCGAACCGGACGAGCGCCGTGCCCCCAGCAACGCGCGCTTGACGAATGGGACCGGCCCGGGGCATCCCGTGCGGCAAGTCTGGTCGCTCGACGCGCTGCTCGACTGGCTCGGCTGGTCCGAAGTCGACCTGGTGAAACTCGACTGTGAAGGGAGCGAAGCCGACGTGCTGTCGAGTCTGGGCGACGGGGGACGCGTGGGGACGATGGTCGGCGAATATCACGGCGGACGGTCGCGATTGGCCGAGCTGGTCGCGCGACGATTCCCCGCGGCGCAACTCACGTGGCTGACCGACAAGCGGCCCGCGCACGACGACGGCACTTTCCGGCTCGAGTGGCGCGGCGGCGGCGCATAA
- a CDS encoding DUF3168 domain-containing protein has translation MIVASVIQAQWAVTAELTSLVPAERVFTAQAAGIPALPYVVLRPSGAQPPATTTNHRIDTTQWELIAWGDRYDACAAVLAASQAAFDGVELATGDASVRFLLTEAWIEPADHARWRGVTRWRVRLQVPAAT, from the coding sequence GTGATCGTGGCGAGCGTGATCCAGGCCCAGTGGGCGGTGACGGCCGAGCTAACGTCGCTGGTGCCGGCCGAGCGGGTGTTTACGGCCCAAGCGGCCGGCATACCGGCGCTACCGTACGTCGTGCTGCGACCGTCCGGTGCGCAACCGCCGGCGACGACGACCAATCATCGCATCGATACGACGCAGTGGGAGCTGATCGCGTGGGGCGACCGCTACGACGCGTGCGCAGCGGTGCTGGCGGCGAGCCAGGCGGCCTTCGACGGCGTGGAACTCGCGACGGGCGACGCCAGCGTGCGGTTTCTGCTGACCGAGGCTTGGATCGAACCGGCCGATCATGCGCGCTGGCGTGGCGTGACACGCTGGCGAGTCCGGCTGCAGGTGCCCGCGGCGACGTGA
- a CDS encoding LamG domain-containing protein produces the protein MRGSRFLSAQREAGSFGSQWTSRPATPVFTPTQLSGVTLWLPSHLTDALWQENLVGTPLMRATTDGHTVGQIDDQGPDAHRATAGNAGREPLLGSGGGRASFLVFDGVNDFLTVENSRQAFAYVHTTAQFTLLAWVKVASDGTNLVLLDTARGGGTDKFGLYLGRNASGNTLTLLVLKGTAGTALVNRTTTATLRVTDGWQLIVVRCNGSTGTIQIGSKTPEGFSVSGSPAAAGTPATDDLHIGSVSNTVGNYWHGNLGELVLCNQSLSDVQVALYASASPGRSGGATAKVLAGGEALAPQQLSHCHTHYDFSVAAALFQQLERTGAVANDGDPVGAVEHRGGAALARDATAGANNGTRPAFRPNTKNGLAAVQFDGADDQLNFFSWCKGAALTVFIVAKNNDVAFGSHYLTGTQYVVQTGSGYLGGNNERFVVHPEAGSGLPFLGAEDGVGAPVAGEAWHIYEFTRDADVWESSVDGRAGTTVTNTHIFSMDGMGPLSNPGFWLDGYLGEVVKYNVAHPEANRAKLRAHLAAKWGIALATG, from the coding sequence ATGCGGGGCAGCAGGTTTCTCAGTGCGCAGCGCGAAGCCGGGTCGTTCGGTTCGCAATGGACGAGCCGTCCGGCGACCCCGGTCTTTACGCCGACGCAATTGTCGGGAGTGACCTTGTGGTTGCCCTCGCATCTGACCGACGCGCTCTGGCAGGAAAACCTGGTGGGCACGCCGTTGATGCGGGCCACGACCGACGGGCACACGGTCGGGCAGATCGACGATCAAGGGCCCGATGCGCATCGCGCCACGGCTGGCAACGCGGGCCGCGAGCCGCTGTTGGGCTCGGGCGGCGGGCGCGCGTCGTTTCTGGTCTTCGACGGCGTGAACGACTTCCTGACGGTCGAAAACTCGCGGCAGGCCTTCGCCTACGTGCACACGACGGCGCAGTTCACGTTGCTGGCCTGGGTGAAAGTGGCCAGCGACGGCACGAACCTGGTGCTGCTCGATACGGCGCGCGGCGGCGGCACCGACAAATTCGGGCTCTACCTGGGGCGTAACGCCAGTGGCAACACGCTGACCTTGTTGGTGCTCAAGGGCACGGCCGGTACGGCGCTGGTGAACCGGACGACGACGGCCACGCTGCGCGTCACCGACGGTTGGCAGTTGATCGTCGTGCGCTGCAACGGCAGCACCGGTACGATCCAGATCGGCAGCAAGACGCCGGAAGGGTTCAGCGTGTCGGGCAGCCCGGCCGCGGCGGGCACGCCGGCGACCGATGATCTGCACATCGGCAGCGTGAGCAATACCGTCGGCAATTACTGGCACGGCAACCTCGGCGAACTGGTGCTGTGCAATCAGTCGCTCAGCGACGTGCAGGTGGCCCTGTATGCGTCGGCCTCACCGGGGCGCTCCGGCGGCGCGACGGCGAAGGTGCTCGCCGGCGGCGAGGCGCTCGCGCCGCAGCAGCTTTCGCACTGCCACACGCATTACGACTTCAGCGTCGCGGCGGCGCTGTTTCAGCAGCTCGAAAGAACCGGGGCGGTGGCGAACGACGGCGATCCGGTCGGCGCGGTCGAGCATCGGGGCGGGGCGGCGCTGGCGCGCGACGCAACGGCCGGAGCGAACAACGGGACGCGCCCCGCCTTTCGACCCAACACGAAGAATGGCCTGGCCGCCGTGCAATTCGACGGCGCGGACGACCAGTTGAATTTTTTCTCGTGGTGCAAGGGCGCCGCACTGACCGTGTTCATCGTGGCCAAGAACAACGACGTCGCGTTCGGGTCGCATTACCTGACCGGTACGCAGTACGTCGTGCAGACGGGCAGCGGATATCTAGGCGGCAACAACGAACGGTTTGTCGTGCATCCCGAGGCCGGCTCCGGGCTGCCGTTTCTGGGAGCCGAAGACGGGGTGGGCGCGCCCGTCGCGGGCGAGGCCTGGCACATTTACGAATTCACGCGCGACGCCGACGTGTGGGAATCCAGCGTCGATGGACGTGCAGGCACGACGGTCACCAACACACACATCTTCTCGATGGACGGCATGGGACCGTTGAGCAACCCGGGTTTCTGGCTCGACGGCTACCTGGGCGAGGTCGTCAAGTACAACGTGGCCCACCCCGAGGCGAATCGCGCCAAGCTGCGGGCGCATCTGGCGGCGAAGTGGGGCATCGCGCTGGCAACAGGGTAG
- a CDS encoding PEP-CTERM sorting domain-containing protein → MAVLIFTICASETSRAASVGVTDYRQISARNFADLPAHNLIPLVQLGPATIATTPNLTTGSFASFPLGGPDNPGGGDGYLSRSLGVGIPLTHVTVDLSSPVAAFGATFAHNTQNGLHLSGSLTVYDGPAGTGNIVGSILSSGLLDGQTSNIDFVAIWSDAANIRSAVLTGIGDDHAFAIDGYGASLTPTPEPASWVLLAIGSAGLALAARRSQRRAFSVRPCAL, encoded by the coding sequence GTGGCCGTCCTGATCTTTACGATCTGCGCCTCCGAGACATCGCGCGCGGCTTCCGTGGGCGTGACGGATTACCGCCAGATCTCCGCACGCAACTTCGCCGACTTGCCCGCCCACAATCTCATTCCCCTCGTGCAGCTTGGTCCGGCGACGATCGCGACCACGCCGAACCTGACGACCGGCAGCTTTGCCAGCTTCCCCTTGGGCGGCCCCGACAATCCCGGAGGCGGCGACGGCTATCTCAGCCGCAGTCTCGGTGTCGGCATCCCCCTCACCCACGTCACCGTCGACTTGAGCTCGCCCGTGGCGGCCTTCGGCGCCACCTTCGCCCACAACACGCAAAACGGTCTTCATCTTTCCGGCTCGTTGACCGTCTACGACGGGCCCGCTGGCACGGGCAACATCGTCGGCTCGATCCTCTCGTCCGGCTTGCTCGACGGCCAAACGAGCAACATCGATTTCGTGGCGATTTGGAGCGACGCGGCGAACATCCGTTCGGCCGTCCTTACCGGCATCGGCGACGATCACGCCTTCGCGATCGATGGCTACGGAGCCTCCTTGACGCCGACCCCAGAGCCCGCCTCGTGGGTGCTCCTGGCGATCGGCTCTGCCGGCCTGGCCCTCGCCGCGCGACGCAGCCAACGTCGGGCATTTTCCGTCAGACCGTGCGCCTTGTGA
- a CDS encoding phage portal protein has translation MHAEDRAETVIERLDERLSEAWGELWDSFVDPREAWAGDDGRLWPSVGPATDEAGLAGLANERQLAEVRRECRRLAATNEFAINGHENRISYIVGTGYTYRAAARPGRAASDELVQATQGVIDEFLALNQWHRRQQEIVRRMDRDGEAFLRFFVDDLGRTRVRFVEPGQVAAPTGQASDGAASCGIETDPLDVETVWYYWIDGVRVPADEIQHRKAHVDANVKRGLPLFYPVRKNLARAEKLLRNMSVVAEVQSAIALIRKHRGATRGGVQEFAAQQADATATSPTTGRVAHYRRYGAGTILDAPAGVEYEFPASSIDAASFVTVLQAELRAIASRLVMPEFMLTSDASNANYASTLVAEGPAMRMFARLQAQQMADDRDCLARVIGFAIEAGRLPAESRVLVDVQIEAPSLAGRSHLDEVQAFAIEHEHGILSPQTWSQKRGLDYRQEQANWDAARAQSAPGTASASFTRRTV, from the coding sequence ATGCACGCAGAAGATCGAGCCGAGACGGTGATCGAACGATTGGACGAACGCTTGAGCGAAGCCTGGGGCGAATTGTGGGACTCGTTTGTCGATCCACGCGAGGCGTGGGCAGGCGACGACGGCCGATTGTGGCCGAGCGTGGGCCCTGCGACCGACGAGGCAGGGCTCGCGGGCCTGGCGAACGAGCGGCAGTTGGCCGAGGTACGGCGCGAATGCCGGCGGTTGGCCGCGACGAACGAGTTTGCGATCAACGGACACGAGAATCGAATCAGCTACATCGTCGGCACGGGCTACACCTATCGCGCCGCGGCGCGGCCGGGACGCGCGGCCAGCGACGAGCTGGTCCAGGCGACGCAGGGCGTGATCGACGAGTTCCTGGCGCTGAACCAGTGGCATCGCCGGCAGCAGGAGATCGTGCGGCGGATGGACCGCGACGGCGAGGCGTTCTTGCGGTTCTTCGTCGACGACCTGGGGCGGACGCGCGTGCGCTTCGTCGAGCCGGGCCAGGTGGCGGCACCGACCGGGCAGGCCAGCGACGGTGCGGCGAGCTGCGGCATCGAGACCGATCCGTTGGACGTCGAGACGGTGTGGTACTACTGGATCGACGGGGTCCGCGTACCGGCCGACGAGATCCAGCATCGCAAGGCGCATGTCGACGCCAACGTCAAACGCGGGCTGCCGCTGTTCTATCCGGTGCGCAAGAACCTGGCCCGGGCGGAGAAGCTGCTGCGCAACATGAGCGTGGTGGCCGAGGTGCAATCGGCGATCGCCTTGATCCGCAAACATCGCGGGGCGACGCGCGGCGGCGTGCAGGAATTCGCAGCGCAACAGGCCGACGCGACGGCGACTTCGCCGACGACGGGGCGCGTCGCACACTATCGGCGCTACGGGGCGGGCACGATTCTCGACGCGCCGGCGGGCGTGGAATACGAGTTCCCGGCCAGCTCGATCGACGCGGCGAGCTTCGTGACAGTGCTGCAGGCCGAGCTGCGGGCGATCGCTTCGCGGCTGGTGATGCCCGAGTTCATGCTCACCTCGGACGCGTCGAACGCGAACTACGCGTCGACGCTGGTGGCCGAGGGTCCGGCGATGCGGATGTTCGCGCGGCTGCAGGCGCAGCAGATGGCCGACGATCGCGATTGTTTGGCGCGGGTGATCGGGTTCGCCATCGAGGCAGGGCGGCTGCCGGCCGAGTCGCGGGTCCTGGTCGACGTGCAGATTGAGGCACCTTCGCTGGCGGGTCGGAGCCACTTGGACGAGGTGCAGGCGTTCGCGATCGAGCACGAACACGGGATTCTCTCGCCGCAGACATGGAGCCAGAAGCGGGGGCTCGACTACCGTCAAGAGCAAGCGAACTGGGATGCAGCGCGGGCGCAGTCGGCACCGGGAACAGCGAGCGCATCGTTCACAAGGCGCACGGTCTGA